A window from Leptothermofonsia sichuanensis E412 encodes these proteins:
- a CDS encoding ligase-associated DNA damage response DEXH box helicase gives MPVLEPILEPVLTWFAKQGWQPLPFQLETWQAYLAGRSGLIQVPTGSGKTYAAVVGAIADLLQAPARGLQLLYITPLRALSRDIEQSIQRPILEMGWNLRVESRTGDTTSARKTRQLKNMPDILITTPESLAVMLAYPGARDLFQSLRGVILDEWHELMSSKRGTQTELSLSHLRGICPRLQTWAVSATLGNAQEAAQVAVGRGVEPVVITTDLKRKTVIKSILPESVDTFPWAGHLGLHMLEELVSALDIEKSTLIFTNTRFQSERWFQALTFAMPEQVDRIALHHSSIDVKEREAIEAGLKSGAIKWVVCTSSLDLGVDFQPVERVVQIGSAKNLARLLQRAGRSAHVPQGTSEVLFLPTHALELLEISGVRKGLAAGDVEVRRPLNKPYDVLIQHLVTLACGDGFRAEETLNHLRTTVAYGNLTDAEFAWILEFITQGGQCLSSYPRYRKVVADNGLYRISDVQIARMHRMGIGTITSNQTVQIRYLKSQSKIGTVEESFISRLKKGDVFFFAGKPLEFFMLKDMVAYVKAAHKKSTVTPTWAGGNLAISDSLSRHLRRELEASRAASGLNQELSCVLPILSAQARISHLPATSELLIEVCKTREGQHLYVFPFEGRFVHEGLGFLWGYRFASQKNATFTISVNDYGFEILAPKDYPFKDLFSERFFERDRLHEDLKASLNLSELTSRKFRGIAQIAGLVFKGYPSAKKTANQLQVSASLIYEVFSKYEPDNLLLKQAETEALDEQLEVHRLARTLDRIQQLTLVWKETRRPSPFAFPLLVERLNSRMSNESLLERIERMKQQWEKKDR, from the coding sequence ATGCCTGTTCTGGAACCTATTCTGGAGCCTGTTCTGACCTGGTTTGCAAAGCAGGGCTGGCAACCCCTGCCGTTTCAACTGGAAACCTGGCAGGCATACCTGGCGGGCAGGAGTGGCTTGATCCAGGTGCCAACGGGTTCGGGTAAGACCTATGCGGCGGTCGTGGGAGCGATCGCCGATTTGCTGCAAGCGCCTGCCCGGGGTCTGCAACTGCTCTACATCACGCCCCTGCGGGCATTGTCCAGGGATATTGAACAGTCGATTCAGCGTCCGATTCTGGAAATGGGTTGGAACTTGCGGGTCGAGTCTCGCACAGGGGATACCACGTCCGCCCGCAAAACCCGGCAGCTTAAAAACATGCCGGATATTTTAATCACCACTCCAGAGTCCCTGGCGGTGATGCTGGCCTATCCCGGTGCGCGGGACCTGTTCCAGTCTCTGCGGGGAGTGATTCTGGACGAGTGGCATGAGTTAATGAGTTCCAAGCGGGGCACCCAGACGGAGTTGAGCCTGTCTCACCTGCGCGGTATTTGCCCGCGTTTGCAAACCTGGGCGGTGTCAGCCACGCTGGGGAATGCTCAGGAAGCGGCTCAGGTTGCTGTGGGGCGGGGTGTTGAGCCAGTGGTGATCACAACGGACCTGAAGCGAAAGACGGTGATTAAAAGTATTCTGCCGGAGTCGGTGGATACGTTTCCCTGGGCGGGACACCTGGGTTTGCACATGCTGGAAGAGCTGGTGAGTGCGCTGGATATTGAGAAATCCACGCTGATTTTTACCAATACCCGGTTTCAGTCGGAGCGATGGTTCCAGGCGTTGACGTTTGCGATGCCAGAACAGGTCGATCGCATTGCTTTACACCATAGCTCCATTGATGTGAAAGAGCGGGAGGCGATCGAAGCGGGACTCAAATCCGGTGCGATCAAATGGGTGGTGTGTACTTCATCCCTGGACTTAGGGGTGGATTTTCAGCCCGTTGAACGGGTGGTGCAGATTGGCAGCGCCAAAAACCTGGCGCGATTATTGCAGCGGGCGGGGCGATCGGCTCATGTGCCTCAGGGTACCTCTGAAGTCTTGTTTCTACCCACCCATGCCCTAGAACTGCTGGAAATCTCTGGCGTGAGAAAGGGGCTGGCGGCAGGCGACGTGGAAGTTCGCCGTCCCCTGAACAAGCCCTACGATGTCTTGATTCAACATTTAGTCACCCTTGCCTGTGGAGATGGTTTCCGGGCAGAGGAAACCCTGAACCACCTGAGAACCACCGTTGCCTATGGCAATCTGACTGATGCCGAATTTGCCTGGATTCTGGAATTTATTACCCAGGGTGGTCAGTGTCTGAGTTCCTATCCCCGCTACCGGAAGGTGGTTGCAGACAATGGACTGTATCGAATTTCGGATGTGCAAATTGCCCGCATGCACCGGATGGGCATTGGCACCATCACCTCAAACCAGACCGTTCAGATTCGCTATCTCAAGAGCCAGAGCAAGATTGGCACTGTGGAAGAAAGCTTTATTTCCAGGCTGAAGAAAGGGGATGTCTTCTTTTTTGCCGGGAAACCACTGGAGTTTTTCATGCTCAAGGACATGGTGGCTTACGTGAAGGCTGCCCACAAAAAATCCACCGTAACCCCCACCTGGGCGGGAGGCAACCTGGCAATTTCAGACTCCCTCAGTCGTCACCTGCGGCGCGAACTTGAGGCAAGTCGTGCGGCTTCCGGGCTGAATCAGGAGTTGAGTTGTGTTTTGCCGATTCTGTCTGCCCAGGCCAGAATTTCCCACCTGCCAGCTACCAGCGAATTGCTGATTGAGGTGTGCAAAACCCGTGAAGGCCAGCATTTATATGTCTTCCCCTTCGAGGGCCGGTTCGTCCATGAAGGGCTGGGGTTCCTGTGGGGATACCGCTTTGCCAGCCAGAAAAATGCTACGTTTACTATCTCGGTGAATGACTACGGGTTTGAAATCCTGGCCCCCAAGGATTACCCTTTTAAGGATCTGTTTTCGGAACGGTTTTTTGAGCGCGATCGCCTCCACGAAGACCTCAAGGCCAGCCTCAATCTCTCCGAGTTAACCAGCCGCAAGTTTCGTGGCATTGCCCAAATTGCGGGACTGGTGTTCAAAGGCTATCCCTCGGCGAAGAAAACGGCCAACCAGCTCCAGGTCAGTGCTTCCCTCATCTACGAAGTGTTTTCCAAATACGAACCAGACAACCTGTTGCTGAAGCAGGCAGAAACAGAAGCACTCGATGAGCAGTTAGAAGTGCACCGCCTTGCCAGGACCCTGGATCGCATACAGCAACTCACCCTGGTCTGGAAAGAAACCAGACGCCCTTCCCCTTTTGCCTTTCCACTGCTGGTGGAGCGCTTGAATTCACGGATGTCCAACGAAAGCCTGCTGGAGCGCATTGAACGGATGAAACAGCAATGGGAAAAAAAGGACAGATGA
- a CDS encoding two-partner secretion domain-containing protein encodes MAHQWGRSVCNLGLAGTLTVGGVLAMGDPTPAQLIPDATLGAESSTISPDEVIGGVLSDRVNGGAVRGINLFHSFLQFNVEAGRGVYFTNPVGIQNILTRVTGDSPSQILGRLGVDGAANLYLLNPNGILFGPDASLDVQGSFIASTADAIQIGDGFFSTTVPEVSPLLTVEPGALFLNSLTSQQSGITNQANLVAGQGLTLVAGNIGSSGQLQAAGLVSVEARAGNASIASVTAPTVNLFASVDLGVQNVAAGTATLTAGDNVALNGSQLQITGDLTVQASNGLFIGDSGTNPFNAQVGGNLRLEGGQGIDIQALNNPASLIQSGGSLDLISNGGSITAAALFNSGSNFSGDAATNLNLTESRVNATGNLTLTANTIQLQDSILNPLILNAGGTLGINGTQEITIDALSNAASRLQSGTDLTLNSNGGNIAARALFTSGGNFTATATAGDLNLNESQVNTVGNLTLTANTIQLQDSILNPLILNAGGSLSINGAQEVTIETLSNAVSLLQSGTDLNLDSSGIITVSALLTSGGNFAATATGLNLIQSQLTATENLNLSAINLILTESQLDTQGNMTLSASTVQLQDTALNPLILSAVGSLEIRGDQGINMQALMNNPASRIQSGSDLNLVSTGGAIEGRGSFSSGANLLFEAATNLNLTESQLVATAGNVTLRSQTVALSDTGTTPFTVNAGGDLLIQGSQGINIFTVNPGSLFQSVGDLSLFTDLSGNGSVTALTQFDAGGAFKINAGGNIFLPGGYTGPSLNFLSSNGSINIGAIDTSSTIGDGGDVALQAGGGITTGAIATFSVNGNAGNIFASAGGNIFTGGSVNASSQSGTGGNITFTSTNGAIDTRAGSLDTSSVNEPGGAVSLASNGTLITGAINTFSTNANAGNITLSSQTGAIDTTAGGLNSSSVFGNGGEITFNAGSNVTAGGMNSSSTNANAGDIRLTSTGGFVDTTAGNVFSNSTSGSGGNVSVTANGTITTATIGSFSINGNAGAIDLSSTNGGVNTTGGTLDASSEFGNGGNTSIFASSDIFTATINTSSGNANGGNIRLTSANSSIDTIAGILNSSANPSGGSGGNIFLEAANDIRAGAIQADGGAGGSISLVSRGNGNLVIADRTITSNTSGAGKGGDITIATNGTLSFFRSLIQSQVESGATGEGGSIFISGGSVLFDQTTLDTTTSGAGNGGSIFVTALNNGTVSLVNSTFQTTVDTGATGTGGDVEIKGGAVSLNGSFVRTGTRGIGRSGNISFLGDSFFLSGSRLDATTEGVGDAGNIDMIATGTIAFTNSSSANTEVSDTAAIGKGGNINFSAQNVFLTGGSLLRALTRGTGAAGNIQLTVPGLIEISGADGAGFYSGILTSSEEPGGVGFPGSGPGGNITINSPDQPQGTLRVSDGAVLSALTRSDAPGGNIEVYVSNLELLGGGQFTASATETSGGAAGSIDVKAVQGILISGTNPGFTPGGLNPNENGNSGIFTQSRGSGSAGKVTINTPWMLVRDNAEVSVATNGSGAGGGLDINATQFRVDTSARISASTSSIGEGGRIDIKSDQVEIGGNGAIAASTTGSGRGGALTISTKQLKVLTGGEISAATTGTGAGGQLTINANQIEVQTNGQMSASTSGLGKGGQMIINADQLRVQADGGISVSTSGPGDGGQLIIRVKQLVVDGGEIAASTFADGEGGQLIINTSQLEVQNNGKIAVSAFSSGNGGQLIIVADQIRVRSGGEIAASTFAGGNGGQLAVSAGEVSVDNGKISASTGGSGSGGQLVINARQVRVNNDGEIAASTSGSGTGGTLSIFAPESVELDSRGKLSTQSSAGGDAGSLSIFTRNLLVQNGAEATVSSTDTGNAGNLTVDARFVILNNGGKLSAETASGSGGNIQLSILETLQLNNFSEISASTKTGQGGTLSISANRAINLNNRSSLSARATGTENGSAGNLFLSTRQLTLQNDSEINTSATGQGNAGLIFAQAENLFLWSGSSITTRSAGAGNAGSINLQISDRIRLNRGEISASSEQGGGGNIGIAGRDIELKNSSLISTSVFRGDGGGGNISISASRIFTAFEDSDILANAVDGRGGRIEIRSPLFIADLFANVGANPGRDFSRFRGNGQVDISSASRFGVSGVVSIPDISFLQYSLDQLPDNFVPSEQIVAGSCLARRNVNQGSFVVAGTGGLPDNPYNPRKGYYPGIEPRSIGGGSSSTPASQPAPTSQFLPLPTPKTWQPGDPIQEAQGFLKTVDGRIILGTDAQLAVIARAQDIICDEAETKVSLSRVEGAGGQW; translated from the coding sequence ATGGCACACCAATGGGGTCGATCGGTTTGCAACTTGGGACTGGCGGGAACGCTGACGGTGGGTGGAGTGCTGGCGATGGGCGATCCCACTCCTGCCCAACTGATTCCTGATGCCACCCTGGGGGCTGAAAGCTCCACCATTTCTCCAGATGAGGTGATTGGGGGGGTGTTGAGCGATCGCGTCAATGGCGGTGCCGTGCGGGGGATCAACCTGTTTCACTCCTTTCTCCAGTTCAACGTAGAGGCGGGACGGGGGGTGTATTTCACGAACCCTGTGGGCATCCAGAACATTTTGACGCGGGTGACCGGCGACAGTCCTTCCCAAATTCTAGGACGACTGGGGGTGGATGGGGCAGCGAATTTATATCTGTTAAACCCCAACGGAATCCTCTTTGGACCCGATGCCAGCCTGGATGTGCAGGGTTCTTTTATTGCCTCTACTGCGGATGCCATTCAAATTGGAGACGGGTTCTTCAGTACCACTGTGCCAGAGGTCAGTCCGTTGTTGACCGTTGAACCAGGGGCACTGTTTCTCAATTCCCTGACCAGTCAACAATCAGGAATCACAAACCAGGCAAATCTGGTGGCAGGGCAAGGTCTGACGCTGGTGGCAGGCAACATCGGTAGCAGCGGTCAGCTTCAGGCGGCAGGTCTGGTTAGTGTGGAGGCAAGAGCAGGCAATGCCAGTATTGCCAGTGTTACGGCTCCGACAGTCAACCTGTTCGCCAGTGTCGATCTGGGTGTGCAGAATGTCGCCGCAGGCACTGCTACCCTGACTGCTGGTGATAACGTGGCACTCAACGGTAGCCAGTTACAAATTACCGGAGATTTAACCGTACAGGCATCGAATGGGCTTTTTATTGGCGATAGTGGGACTAATCCATTTAATGCCCAGGTCGGCGGTAATCTTCGGTTAGAGGGTGGTCAGGGGATCGATATCCAGGCATTGAATAACCCGGCTTCTCTAATCCAGAGCGGAGGTAGCCTGGATTTAATTAGTAACGGTGGAAGCATTACGGCTGCTGCCCTGTTTAACAGCGGTAGTAACTTCTCTGGCGACGCTGCCACTAACTTAAACCTGACAGAGAGCCGGGTTAATGCAACAGGGAACCTGACCCTGACAGCCAATACAATTCAACTTCAGGACAGTATACTCAATCCCCTGATTCTCAATGCAGGTGGAACGCTGGGCATTAATGGGACGCAGGAAATCACAATAGATGCCCTGAGCAATGCGGCTTCTCGCTTGCAAAGTGGTACTGACCTGACCCTGAATAGCAATGGTGGAAATATTGCTGCCCGTGCCCTCTTTACCAGTGGTGGAAATTTCACTGCCACGGCTACTGCTGGTGATCTGAACCTGAACGAGAGCCAAGTTAATACAGTGGGTAACCTGACCCTGACAGCCAATACGATTCAACTTCAGGACAGCATCCTGAATCCCCTGATTCTCAATGCAGGTGGGAGCCTGTCAATCAATGGAGCGCAGGAAGTCACGATTGAGACATTGAGTAATGCAGTTTCTCTCCTGCAAAGTGGCACAGATTTGAACCTGGACAGCAGTGGAATTATTACTGTCAGTGCCCTCTTGACCAGTGGCGGGAATTTCGCTGCCACTGCTACTGGACTGAATCTGATTCAGAGCCAACTTACTGCTACTGAAAACCTGAACCTGTCTGCTATTAATCTGATCTTGACTGAGAGTCAGCTTGACACCCAGGGCAACATGACTCTGTCAGCCAGTACAGTGCAACTTCAAGATACTGCCCTCAATCCCCTGATTCTCAGTGCCGTTGGAAGTTTGGAGATCAGGGGAGATCAGGGTATTAATATGCAGGCATTGATGAACAATCCTGCTTCACGAATTCAAAGTGGTAGTGACCTGAATCTGGTTAGCACTGGTGGGGCGATTGAGGGTAGAGGAAGCTTTAGCAGCGGAGCAAATCTTCTGTTTGAAGCGGCAACCAATTTGAACCTTACGGAAAGCCAACTGGTTGCCACCGCAGGTAACGTGACCCTGCGGAGCCAGACCGTGGCACTTTCGGACACGGGGACTACTCCCTTTACCGTTAATGCAGGCGGGGATTTACTGATTCAGGGTTCACAAGGAATCAATATTTTCACAGTGAACCCAGGCAGCCTGTTTCAAAGTGTGGGTGATCTGAGTTTATTTACTGATTTGTCTGGCAATGGCTCCGTTACCGCTCTTACCCAGTTTGATGCAGGGGGGGCATTTAAGATTAATGCGGGTGGGAATATCTTTCTACCAGGCGGCTATACCGGGCCCTCCCTTAATTTTCTGAGTTCCAACGGTAGTATTAACATCGGAGCAATTGATACATCTTCTACGATAGGGGACGGTGGTGATGTAGCCTTGCAAGCAGGCGGGGGAATTACCACTGGGGCGATCGCCACCTTCTCAGTCAATGGCAATGCTGGCAACATTTTTGCCAGTGCTGGCGGAAATATCTTCACAGGTGGTTCAGTCAATGCCAGCTCTCAGTCTGGGACGGGTGGAAATATTACCTTTACCAGTACAAATGGGGCGATCGACACCCGTGCTGGAAGCCTGGACACTTCATCAGTCAACGAACCAGGTGGAGCAGTATCTTTAGCATCTAATGGAACGCTCATTACGGGAGCAATTAACACTTTCTCTACCAATGCCAACGCTGGCAACATTACGCTCTCCAGTCAAACAGGAGCCATTGACACCACCGCAGGTGGATTGAATTCCTCGTCCGTTTTTGGCAATGGTGGCGAGATTACTTTCAATGCCGGAAGCAATGTGACAGCGGGTGGAATGAATTCCTCTTCTACCAATGCCAATGCTGGTGACATTCGCCTGACTAGTACGGGTGGATTTGTTGATACTACCGCAGGCAACGTCTTTTCCAATTCCACTTCAGGCAGTGGGGGCAATGTTTCGGTTACGGCCAATGGCACCATTACAACTGCAACCATCGGTTCTTTTTCAATCAATGGGAACGCTGGAGCCATTGATTTAAGCAGCACAAATGGTGGAGTGAATACCACCGGGGGAACACTCGATGCCTCCTCAGAGTTTGGAAATGGCGGCAACACTTCCATCTTTGCCAGTAGCGATATTTTCACTGCAACCATCAATACCTCCTCTGGGAATGCCAATGGAGGGAATATTCGCTTAACGAGTGCCAATAGTTCGATTGACACGATTGCCGGGATACTTAATTCCTCCGCCAATCCCAGCGGCGGCAGTGGAGGGAATATCTTCTTAGAGGCTGCGAATGATATCCGGGCTGGCGCTATTCAGGCAGATGGGGGTGCTGGAGGCAGCATTTCACTGGTCAGTAGGGGGAACGGCAACCTTGTGATCGCCGATCGCACCATCACCAGCAACACCTCTGGAGCAGGCAAAGGCGGGGACATTACCATTGCAACCAACGGCACGCTCTCCTTCTTTCGCAGCCTCATCCAATCTCAAGTGGAGTCAGGGGCAACTGGAGAAGGAGGCAGTATTTTCATCAGCGGTGGTTCAGTCCTGTTTGACCAGACGACGCTGGATACCACTACTTCAGGGGCAGGGAACGGCGGCAGCATTTTTGTCACAGCATTGAATAATGGCACTGTCTCCCTTGTCAATAGTACTTTTCAAACCACAGTAGACACAGGAGCAACCGGAACAGGTGGTGATGTCGAGATTAAGGGAGGTGCAGTTTCCCTAAATGGCTCATTTGTAAGAACAGGCACCAGAGGGATTGGTAGGAGTGGCAATATCAGCTTCTTGGGAGATTCCTTTTTCCTAAGTGGATCTCGTCTGGATGCCACAACTGAAGGGGTGGGAGATGCCGGAAATATTGACATGATCGCCACTGGAACAATCGCCTTCACCAACAGCAGTTCTGCCAATACGGAAGTGAGTGATACGGCTGCGATTGGAAAAGGCGGCAATATTAACTTCTCGGCACAAAATGTTTTTCTGACCGGGGGTTCCCTGCTCAGGGCACTGACCAGAGGCACGGGAGCTGCCGGAAACATTCAACTGACTGTTCCTGGATTGATTGAAATTTCTGGAGCGGATGGCGCAGGCTTCTATAGTGGAATACTGACTTCTTCCGAAGAACCGGGTGGGGTAGGGTTTCCTGGCAGTGGTCCGGGCGGCAACATTACCATTAACTCGCCAGATCAACCCCAGGGAACCCTGCGTGTTTCAGATGGTGCGGTTTTAAGTGCATTGACCCGGAGTGATGCTCCAGGTGGCAACATTGAGGTCTACGTCAGCAATCTGGAGCTATTAGGGGGTGGGCAATTCACGGCTTCTGCTACAGAAACCAGTGGAGGTGCGGCAGGTAGCATTGATGTAAAGGCTGTTCAGGGAATTTTGATCTCCGGGACAAATCCTGGCTTTACTCCAGGTGGGCTAAATCCCAATGAAAATGGAAACAGTGGCATCTTTACCCAATCCCGTGGGTCTGGATCGGCTGGAAAGGTAACCATCAACACTCCCTGGATGCTCGTTAGAGACAATGCCGAGGTCTCGGTTGCCACCAATGGCAGTGGTGCAGGTGGCGGATTAGACATTAACGCAACTCAATTCAGAGTTGACACCAGTGCCAGGATTTCTGCCTCCACAAGCAGCATCGGTGAAGGTGGTCGGATCGACATTAAGTCCGATCAGGTAGAGATTGGTGGCAATGGTGCGATCGCTGCCTCTACAACGGGATCCGGTAGAGGGGGAGCGTTAACTATTTCGACTAAGCAACTCAAGGTATTAACGGGTGGAGAAATTTCTGCCGCCACTACCGGTACAGGTGCAGGTGGGCAGTTGACCATCAACGCTAATCAGATAGAGGTGCAAACGAATGGTCAAATGTCTGCTTCCACCTCTGGGCTGGGAAAAGGGGGACAGATGATCATCAATGCTGACCAGTTGCGGGTACAGGCAGACGGGGGAATCTCTGTCTCTACCTCCGGTCCAGGCGATGGTGGGCAACTTATCATCAGGGTCAAGCAACTGGTGGTTGACGGCGGAGAGATTGCAGCTTCTACCTTTGCTGATGGAGAGGGGGGGCAGCTCATCATCAACACGAGCCAGTTGGAGGTTCAGAACAATGGCAAGATTGCTGTCTCTGCCTTCAGTAGTGGCAATGGTGGGCAACTTATTATTGTTGCCGACCAGATCAGGGTCAGGTCAGGGGGTGAAATTGCGGCATCTACTTTTGCGGGTGGAAATGGAGGGCAATTAGCTGTTTCGGCTGGTGAAGTAAGTGTTGACAACGGTAAGATTTCAGCCTCAACCGGGGGGAGTGGTTCCGGTGGGCAGTTGGTTATCAATGCCAGACAGGTCAGGGTAAACAACGATGGTGAGATCGCTGCTTCTACCAGCGGTTCCGGCACAGGTGGAACTCTATCCATATTTGCCCCTGAATCTGTGGAATTGGATAGTCGTGGAAAGCTATCTACTCAGTCCAGTGCAGGCGGAGATGCCGGTAGCCTGTCCATCTTTACCCGCAATCTGCTGGTGCAGAATGGAGCTGAAGCAACCGTCAGCAGCACAGATACAGGCAATGCGGGGAATTTGACCGTCGATGCCCGATTTGTGATCCTCAACAATGGTGGCAAACTGTCAGCAGAAACCGCATCTGGCAGCGGTGGCAATATTCAGTTATCCATCCTGGAAACCCTGCAACTCAACAATTTCAGCGAAATTTCTGCCTCGACCAAAACTGGACAGGGCGGCACCTTGAGCATTAGTGCTAACCGTGCCATTAACCTGAACAACCGCAGCAGTTTGTCTGCCCGTGCTACAGGAACAGAAAATGGGTCTGCGGGCAATCTGTTTTTATCAACCCGGCAACTCACACTCCAGAATGACTCTGAGATCAACACCTCTGCCACAGGTCAGGGCAATGCCGGACTGATTTTTGCCCAGGCAGAAAATCTGTTTCTCTGGAGTGGCAGCAGCATCACCACCCGCAGTGCGGGGGCAGGCAATGCCGGATCAATTAACCTCCAGATTAGCGATCGCATACGTCTGAATCGGGGGGAAATTTCCGCTTCTTCCGAGCAGGGTGGCGGCGGTAATATCGGTATTGCTGGCAGAGATATTGAGTTAAAAAATAGCAGCCTGATCAGTACTTCTGTATTCAGAGGCGATGGTGGCGGGGGCAATATCTCTATCAGTGCCAGCCGAATCTTTACCGCCTTTGAGGACAGCGATATCCTGGCAAATGCTGTGGATGGTAGAGGCGGCAGAATTGAGATTCGATCGCCCCTGTTCATTGCCGATCTGTTTGCCAATGTGGGAGCAAACCCCGGTCGAGACTTTTCCCGCTTCCGGGGCAACGGTCAGGTGGATATTTCCTCTGCCTCCCGATTTGGGGTCAGTGGTGTGGTGAGTATTCCTGACATCAGCTTTCTGCAATACTCCCTCGACCAGTTGCCTGACAACTTTGTGCCCTCGGAGCAGATTGTTGCGGGCAGTTGTCTGGCACGACGCAATGTGAACCAGGGCAGTTTTGTGGTAGCAGGCACTGGTGGACTACCCGACAATCCCTATAATCCAAGGAAGGGCTATTATCCAGGGATTGAACCTCGTTCCATTGGTGGTGGTTCCAGCAGCACCCCAGCCAGCCAGCCAGCCCCAACCAGCCAGTTCCTGCCTCTGCCCACTCCAAAAACCTGGCAACCGGGCGATCCGATTCAAGAGGCGCAGGGATTTTTGAAAACGGTGGATGGACGCATCATTTTGGGAACCGATGCCCAACTGGCGGTGATTGCCAGAGCACAGGATATTATTTGTGACGAAGCGGAAACTAAAGTCTCCCTATCCCGGGTTGAGGGGGCAGGTGGCCAGTGGTAA